The stretch of DNA TCGCGCAGCTCGAGGAGGAACTCGGTCAGTGTCAGGCGAACGAGGCTGCGCATGGCTCACTGCTCCTCTCGGGTGACCGCTGTGCCAGTGAGGGCCAGGTAGGCGTCTTCGAGTCGGCCGCTGGAGACGCGCAGCTCCCGCAAGGGGACACGGTGTTCGACGAGCAGGTGGACGACGGCGGCGACAGTGCGGTCGTCGTCGGCGTGGACGATGAGTGTCCCGTCTTCGCGTCGTACCTGGCGTACACCAGGAAGGGACTGCAGCGGCGGCAGCGGAGCACCTTCCGGGATGCGAACGCTCACCCGCAGGCTCCCGACGATGCGGGCGATCAGGCGCGAGGGGGTATCGAGCGCGACGATGCGGCCCTGGTGGAAGACCGCGACGCGGTCGCAGAGCTCTTCCGCTTCGTCCATGAGGTGGGTGCTCAAGAGGATAGTGGTGCCGCGTGCCCGGGTGGCGCGGACGAGCTGCCAGACGGCGCGACGGCCGTGCGGGTCGAGTCCGGTGCTCAGCTCGTCGAGGAAGAGGAGACGGGGGTCGTGCAAAAGGGCCAGGAGCAGGAAGAGGCGTTGCTTCTGCCCACCGCTGAGCTTGGCGATGGGGGTGCGCAGCTGCTGGCTGAGTCCGAGTTGCTCGAGGAGCGGGCGCGGATCCAGCGTCTTCGGGTACAGGCTCGCGAACAGGGCGATCGCCTCACCGACGCGCAGGCGGTCGGGTAGCGCGCTCTCCTGGAGCTGCACGCCGATCTGGGGCGCCAGGCGACGACGCTCTCGCCAGGGATCGTGTCCGAGGACCCGGACGGCGCCGGCGTCGGGTCGGCGCAATCCTTCCAGGCACTCGATCGTCGTCGTCTTGCCCGCACCGTTCGGGCCGACGATACCGAAGATCTCGCCGTCCTGAACGGTGAAGCTCACGCCCGCGACCGCGACGACCTGGCCATACGTCTTGCGGAGTTCCGCGAC from Thermomicrobium roseum DSM 5159 encodes:
- a CDS encoding ABC transporter ATP-binding protein, with amino-acid sequence MNVVEVAELRKTYGQVVAVAGVSFTVQDGEIFGIVGPNGAGKTTTIECLEGLRRPDAGAVRVLGHDPWRERRRLAPQIGVQLQESALPDRLRVGEAIALFASLYPKTLDPRPLLEQLGLSQQLRTPIAKLSGGQKQRLFLLLALLHDPRLLFLDELSTGLDPHGRRAVWQLVRATRARGTTILLSTHLMDEAEELCDRVAVFHQGRIVALDTPSRLIARIVGSLRVSVRIPEGAPLPPLQSLPGVRQVRREDGTLIVHADDDRTVAAVVHLLVEHRVPLRELRVSSGRLEDAYLALTGTAVTREEQ